The segment GAACCTGTCGGTTATTCTCAGAGTCTCTATCCTGCACGTTAATGATGCCCACCTCTGTAGCAGGTGAGACGTTCTCTGGTATTGGATTGGTCAGAGATTTTAGATGTATCACTGGGGCATTGTCATTGATATCAGAAATATCTATGATGACTTTGGCATAGGATGCTAACCCTAAACCATCCTTTGCTTTGATGCGTAACTCAAAAGATGTCATATCTTCATAATCAATTTTACCCACAATCCTAATGTCCCCCTTTTTATGATCAATAACAAATGTTTTCTTGTCCGATTCTGATATGAGATCAAAATCATAGGTTACCGCCCCATTTATTCCTTCATCTGCATCAGTAGCACTCACTGTAAGCACTGCAGTATCCAGTGGAGAGTTTTCAGGTAAACTGGCTTTATAGATTGCCTGGCTAAAGACTGGGGCGTTATCATTGGCATCCAGTACAATTATGTGTATGACTACAGTCCCCGACCTCGGAGGAGAGCCACCGTCCATAGCTGTCAGTAGTAACTGTATTTCTCCATTTTGTTCACGATCAAGCTCTTTCTCAAGGACTAAATTCACAGCATCGTTGTCAACATCTAGAAGGAAGTGGTCGTTTCTCTGTATACTATACTTTTGAACTGAGTTCTGTCCTATATCTGCATCATGGGCCTCTCCGACTAGGAAACGAGCTCCTTTCCCTGCTGATTCTCTAATTTCTATATTTATTTGAGCCTCGTTAAATTGCGGGGAGTTGTCATTTATATCTTGAACGTGAAAATTAATGTGATGAAGCTCCAGGGGATTTTCTAATACAAGTTCCTGCTTCAAAACGCACGACGCCTTCTTCGCACAATGCCCTTCTCTGTCAATCCTGTCAGCAATAATCAAATTTCCAGTGTTCAAATTAATGTCACAATACCGTCTGTCGTTTCCTTCTGTGTCAATACGTGCCTTGCGAGAGGATAGTTTGATCGGTTCCAATCCCAGATCCTTAGCTATATTTCCAATGACAGACCCGCGTTTCATTTCTTCTGGAAAAGAATAGGTCACATCCCCGTACACCGTGTTGGAGTAAGGCCccagaaataaaacaaagccGTGGAAAAGGGATATCAAAGAGAAGGCTTGATACAACATCctcagaggagaaaaagaaatatcGCCAGTTACTGACAATACATCAAAATCGATGAGACGAAAATGATCTGTTTGCTTATGAAATTGCAGCTTATTTTCCGCGATAGAATAACAGCGATATGAACATCTCCATGGGTTTGTAACGCCGTGGTAAACCCTAAGATGTGATAACTTAAGTGGGTGGAGACGTGGGTTGTCTACAGCAACTGAATTTACACTAGTAAATTGCGACACCATGAGTACGTTTCAAATATAGCATAGCCCTAAAACTATAAACCTATGCAATTATTAATCAGCTACTTGTTTGACCAATTTCATGCCCCCTAAAAACCGTGAGCCATTCATTAATTTCGAAAACAAATCGTATAGGTGCGGTAGGAACAAAGACGTTTAAGTgtgtttcagcaccatggacagagaAATGTAATGTCAAACTCACAACCTACAAAACAAAGCCGCTTAGCGTAATCGTTTACATATTTAGTTTACTACTTAAAGACTTAAAAAGGTCCTGGATAATGTAGTGATTAAAATGAAGATTAAAAccttaaaatatttttttcactaaTCACACGGTAACTGATAGCCTACAATTTAATTAACTTTTTGTTTGCAGTGCCTGCAGCTGCCATGGCTTCAAACTACTGTAATATAACAAAATCTAATATGACCTGATTATAAAATATACTTTATTGATATTAATCCTACCTCTGGCAATGTATCTGCATCTCCAAACGCCTCAGCAAAGTCACTTGGACTTTTCCTCAGAGTCTGGTCAGCAGGCAGCGTGTTGTCATTGTAAGATTTCACGAACTTGAAGTCACTGGTTCTAGAGCCCGTTGTCAAGTAGGCGTCATAATTGTAAGTGCTGCGTAAAGTTCCTGTGCCGTCAACCTCTGCGTAATTGGGAGGGAGATAAGCGCTGGGGATGGCGACCGCTCCGTCAAACAACAGTCTGGGCTTTCTCCTGCGACAAAACCTCACACCCAGGATGACAATAATGAAGGTCAGGAAAAAGGTGGAGACGGAAACCAGCGCGATGATCAGATAAGAGGTCAGCTTGGAATTGCTCTCATCATAAGACATATCCTTCAATTCTGGCACTTCAGCCAAGTTGTCAGAAATGAGTAAATACATGGCAcaggtggcagagagagagggctgtcCGTTATCTTTCACTGACACAATAAGGTTCTGTTTCATGCTGTCAGATTCAGAAATGTCCCGCTGTGTCCTGATCTCTCCGCTGTGGAGACCAATAGTGAAAAGTCCCGGATCAGTGGATTTGACTATATGATAGGACAGCCAGGCGTTCTGTCCGGAGTCCGCGTCCACCGCTATCACCTTGGACACCAGAGAGCCTCCGTGCGCAGCTTTGGGGATCAGCTCGGTCATGAAGGAGTTGCCCTCCGGGGCGGGATACAGTATCTGAGGAGAGTTGTCATTCACATCTGTTATGAAGACACCCACACTCACATTGctactgagaggaggagaaccgTTGTCTCTGGCCAGCACGTGGACTTTAAAGCTCCTGAACTGTTCATAATCAAACGACCTCACAGCGTGGATCACCCCCGTGTCTCCGTCAACTGATAGATAAGAGGACATCGAGGCTCCGTTCACCTCACCAGCTATAAGAGAATAAATCACTGTACCGTTTTGTCTCCAGTCTGGGTCTCGAGCAGTAACGGAGCATAAAGTGGAGCCAGgtttgttattttcagttacgTAGGCACTGTAGACCTGTTCCTCAAACACAGGTGGGTTGTCGTTGACGTCGGCTACTGACAGCTGAACAGTTttagaggaggacagaggcggAGAGCCCTCGTCGATGGCAGTGATTGTAATGTTGTAATCAGACACTAGTTCACGGTCCAGTTGGCCCGTGGTCACCAGAGAATAGTAGTTTTTAATGGACGGAACCAACTTAAAAGGGGCATTTTGCTGAATGGAGCAGCGGACCTGTCGGTTATTCTCAGAGTCTCTATCCTGCACGTTAATGATGCCCACCTCTGTACCAGGTGACACGTTCTCTGGTATGGGGTTAGACAGCGATTTTAAACTAATGACAGGGGCATTGTCGTTAACATCGATTAAATCAATAATTAATGTAGAATAGGACGTCAAACCTAAACCATCCTTTGCCCTAATTTGCAATTCATATGAAGATTCCTCTTCATAATCTATTGAGCCAATGATTGTTATGTCTCCAGTGTTTTGGTCTAGAGAAAATAACTTACTATAATCCTCAGATAAATGATCAAAATCATACGTTACCTCACCATTTACTCCATCGTCTGCATCAGTAGCACTCACTGTAACCACTACAGTATCTAGAGGAGAGTTTTCAAGCAGACTGGCTTTATAGACGGCCTGACTGAACACTGGGGCATTATCATTAGCATCCAGTACAGTGACGTGTATGACTACAGTACCTGATCTTTGAGGAGACCCACCATCCAGAGCTGTCAGCAGCAATTTCAGGTCCTGCTGTTCCTCACGGTTTAACTCTTTTTCCAAAACCAACTCGCTATATTTTCGTCCTCCACTTTTTGTGTTAACGTTTATAACGAAGTGGTTATTCTTCTGCAATGAATAGCTCTGAACTGCATTCTGTCCTATGTCTAGATCATGGGCCTCTCCTAATAAGAACCGAGCTCCTTTATCAGCTAATTCATGTATTTCAATATGTATTGTGTCCTCACTGAATTGTGGCGGGTTATCGTTGATATCTTGGATATGGATACTAACGCGGTGAAGTTCTAGTGGATTTTCCAACACaatttctatttttaaaatACACGTCGCCTTCTTGCCACACAAGCTCTCTCTGTCAATCCGGTCAGCAACGATCAGATCTCCCGAAATCAGCGCCAAGTCAAAATACTGTCTACGGTTCCCCTCGGTATCAATACGTGCTTTTCGTGCGGATAGTCTGGCGACCTCCAGGCCCAGATCCTTGGCTATATTTCCTACAACAGATCCGTGTTTCATTTCCTCTGGAAAAGAATAGCTCACGTCTGCATCTGAAATGCGAAACGCGAGAAAAACGACTGCAACGACCCAGATATTGGTACTATTTCCATTATTTCCTCTCTTCATAGCGAGATGACGGCACATCTCACCGAATTGCTATAGGTCTaattttagagaaaaaaaagtcagataagGAAGATATAGAAATAACATGCAAACCAATGCCAAGATATTGTACTTGTTCTCTCGATTCAATGCACCAGCATTTAGCTTTGCTTTTTCGACCACTGTGGGTGTGGGAAGAGATATTCTACTAAAGCATGTGGATAGCGACACCATGTGCACAATTTTAAAATAACAGATCAAATATCTTGCTCAGTACGTGACCATTACGGTAACACTAAAATAACAAGCAGGTTAGTGTATATGTGATGATATCAAGACAcataaaattgcaaaaaaaaagacatggtCTTGGAAAAAAGCGTCTAGGACGGGTTTTCAATCAAGCAACCTGACATTGATTTCAACATAGGTATCTGCCCCTAAACACAAGAGAAACGTAAAAGAAATCAATAGAAATTATTCTTAAGCAATCAAGTCTGAATAGAATAGGCTATAAAGATGAAAATCACCATTTGCACCATATAGAAGACAAAGCTTTGATTCTTCCCACCAATGCATGAATTACTGTGAGCGACAACACGCACATTTTCCAGGGTATGAAAAGATGAAATATTGCAATTACAACTGACACATCTAGTATATGAACAGGAGAAAATATATCATAACCATGGGTAGTGGCCCAGTCACCACTGTCAGGGACTCCTGACATCAAAATGTTCTCGTAATCTCGTAATCTTTCAAGAGATCAGGCAACCAACAACAAATTAGTTTGAAAAAGGCAAGTTTTCCATTTAGACGGACAAACACAAGACCATTGGCATTTTGCAGACGTTAAGCAATAGCTGCTAAAACATATAATAGGCCATCTATTTTGACAGCTTTCGCTTTTAAACGATAATTACCATAGATATCCAATGTCCAGGAAGCAAGTTTAAAGCTCTCCCATAAATAACTGTATGACGTGGTGTGGTTTAAATAATAAATTGAGCCGTAGTcattaaatagaaaaaaaatagctaAACGTTGATAGTTTATTAAAATTACATTCCATGCAGTTTGTGTGTATAAAACTGTTTGGGATGCCAAGAACGAGAAAAAATTTGAAGCATAATAGAAAGTTCTTTGACACAGAAAACGTTTTA is part of the Centroberyx gerrardi isolate f3 chromosome 16, fCenGer3.hap1.cur.20231027, whole genome shotgun sequence genome and harbors:
- the LOC139921113 gene encoding protocadherin gamma-A4-like produces the protein MKRGNNGNSTNIWVVAVVFLAFRISDADVSYSFPEEMKHGSVVGNIAKDLGLEVARLSARKARIDTEGNRRQYFDLALISGDLIVADRIDRESLCGKKATCILKIEIVLENPLELHRVSIHIQDINDNPPQFSEDTIHIEIHELADKGARFLLGEAHDLDIGQNAVQSYSLQKNNHFVINVNTKSGGRKYSELVLEKELNREEQQDLKLLLTALDGGSPQRSGTVVIHVTVLDANDNAPVFSQAVYKASLLENSPLDTVVVTVSATDADDGVNGEVTYDFDHLSEDYSKLFSLDQNTGDITIIGSIDYEEESSYELQIRAKDGLGLTSYSTLIIDLIDVNDNAPVISLKSLSNPIPENVSPGTEVGIINVQDRDSENNRQVRCSIQQNAPFKLVPSIKNYYSLVTTGQLDRELVSDYNITITAIDEGSPPLSSSKTVQLSVADVNDNPPVFEEQVYSAYVTENNKPGSTLCSVTARDPDWRQNGTVIYSLIAGEVNGASMSSYLSVDGDTGVIHAVRSFDYEQFRSFKVHVLARDNGSPPLSSNVSVGVFITDVNDNSPQILYPAPEGNSFMTELIPKAAHGGSLVSKVIAVDADSGQNAWLSYHIVKSTDPGLFTIGLHSGEIRTQRDISESDSMKQNLIVSVKDNGQPSLSATCAMYLLISDNLAEVPELKDMSYDESNSKLTSYLIIALVSVSTFFLTFIIVILGVRFCRRRKPRLLFDGAVAIPSAYLPPNYAEVDGTGTLRSTYNYDAYLTTGSRTSDFKFVKSYNDNTLPADQTLRKSPSDFAEAFGDADTLPEGA